In Planococcus sp. MB-3u-03, the DNA window GTAAACAAGGAACTGGCCGTCAGATGTTCAGCTGGATCCATATTGAAGATCTGTACCGGACCGTGCGTTTCATGCAGCACCGCGATGAACTCTCGGGCGTCTTCAACGCTTCCGCCCCGAATCCCGTGGCGAATAAAGAATGGATGAAGGCACTGAGACAATCGATGAACCGCCGGACCGGGCTGCCGGCATCGAAATGGATGCTCGAAACAGGGGCGGCAGCGCTTCGGACCGAGACGGAATTGATCCTAAAAAGCCGTTGGGTCGTGCCGGAACGGCTCGTGCGGGAAGGCTTCCGTTTCCGCTATCCGGCGCTCGGAAATGCGCTGGGTGAATTGAATAATTAACAGACTTGCAGGCATTCAATAGAATGTCTGTATTTTTATGCGCAATAGTGCACTATGTAGGGTATGCTAAGGAAAGATCAATAAAAGAGAGTGTGGGAGAAAGTAATGAGACAGCGTTGGGAACCGATTCACACAGCGAAAGTATTTGTCGAAACGAATTTCCGCCATTGCCGCGGGGCGCTGCTGGCTGGGAGCGTAGTACGCGGGCAAGAGACAGCGACGTCGGATCTGGACATTGTCGTATTCGATGAAACTTTGATGAGTTCATATCGTGAATCGATGATTTTTTATGGCTGGCCGGTCGAAGTGTTTGTCTATAACTTAAGTTCGTACAAGGACTTTTTTGAAAAAGACCGAAAAGCCGCGAAGCCAAGCATGCCGCGCATGGTCAGCGAAGGCATCATTCTGAAAGATTCCGGCATCATGGAAAGCATACAGCAAGAAGCAAAAGCCTTGCTTGAAGCAGGCCCGGAAGCGTGGAGCACGGATACGATCCGCACAAAACGCTATTTCATTACCGATGTGCTGGACGATTTGCGGGGCAGCGACGACCGGAAAGAACGGCTGTTTTGTGTCAACACGCTTTCGGATTTGGTGAGCGAATTCATTTTGCGCACGGAACAAAAATGGATCGGCTCATCCAAGTGGGTCATTCGGTCACTTGAAGCGCATGACCATGAACTTGCGGTCCGCTTTGTCGAGGCGTTCGAGCATTTTTACCGGACTGACGAAACGGAACATATTATCGAATTTGTTGAAAGTGTCCTCGAGCCTTACGGCGGCCGCTTATTTGACGGATTTTCAATCGGGAAAGCAGAAGCCGAGAGGACAAAAGAAAAACACTAAGCATAAATTTCAGCTTCCCGAGAATCTTGAATATTAGGCGGAAATCTGTTTAGTGGCTTTAAATGAAGGATGCTTTTGCAAAAGCAGCTTTATTCCGATGGCCATTTTCAAGCCGCCATCGATTATCGCGAACACAAGAAAAGGGACATCCACAAGCAGCAAGCCAAGAACGCCATTGCCGATTGTTAAAATGGCGAGCACTACCATCCAACTGCCTTGAGAGAAATAAAAGAGGACGAAATGGATTCCGACGGCGATAAACAGGCTCAGCCAAAATACCCTCAGGTCCGAAAAGCCGACGATAAGTCCGCATGCTGTGCATAAGGCGATATTTAGAAAAATCGCGATGTTTTCAAAGCGATCTTGGAACTTGGAGTTTTTGCCGTATGCCAGTTTGCGGTTCACAAATGGCAATGCCAAGATCAACACGAAGCCGATCGCGTAACCGGCCCCAAGCAACACAGGCTGGACGAGCAATGGCCCGCCGGCAAGTGCCGCAGCGATAATAATCATTCCGATATAGAGAAGCCAAACTCCACTTGTGCGTTGAGTGGGGTATTTAATTGGGTCATCTGATTTAATTGTCAAAAGCTGTTCCTCCCGCTGCAAAATAGTAGCTGATGCTCAATGGAAATACGAATCAAGTCTGTAAAAGTTTCCTTGAAATTATGCAACACACAAAAATAGCCTTCGCCGTGCATGAGAGAGCTGCACGGTG includes these proteins:
- a CDS encoding nucleotidyltransferase domain-containing protein; the encoded protein is MRQRWEPIHTAKVFVETNFRHCRGALLAGSVVRGQETATSDLDIVVFDETLMSSYRESMIFYGWPVEVFVYNLSSYKDFFEKDRKAAKPSMPRMVSEGIILKDSGIMESIQQEAKALLEAGPEAWSTDTIRTKRYFITDVLDDLRGSDDRKERLFCVNTLSDLVSEFILRTEQKWIGSSKWVIRSLEAHDHELAVRFVEAFEHFYRTDETEHIIEFVESVLEPYGGRLFDGFSIGKAEAERTKEKH
- a CDS encoding DUF6609 family protein, giving the protein MTIKSDDPIKYPTQRTSGVWLLYIGMIIIAAALAGGPLLVQPVLLGAGYAIGFVLILALPFVNRKLAYGKNSKFQDRFENIAIFLNIALCTACGLIVGFSDLRVFWLSLFIAVGIHFVLFYFSQGSWMVVLAILTIGNGVLGLLLVDVPFLVFAIIDGGLKMAIGIKLLLQKHPSFKATKQISA